In Canis lupus familiaris isolate Mischka breed German Shepherd chromosome 9, alternate assembly UU_Cfam_GSD_1.0, whole genome shotgun sequence, a single window of DNA contains:
- the LOC480601 gene encoding regakine-1-like yields MKVSLIALIFLLILAALHSEANEELVNELTISPCCLTFISRRVSLRFVEGYQRTGDHCLTPGIIFLTHKGRQICANPNVAWVQEYIRHLDSLPK; encoded by the exons ATGAAGGTCAGCCTCATTGCCCTGATCTTCCTCCTCATTCTTGCTGCCCTCCACTCTGAGGCCAATGAAG AACTAGTTAATGAATTAACAATCAGTCCATGCTGTTTGACCTTCATCTCACGGAGAGTCTCACTCCGGTTTGTGGAAGGTTATCAGAGAACCGGTGACCATTGCCTCACCCCAGGGATCAT TTTCCTTACCCATAAGGGCAGACAGATCTGTGCCAACCCCAATGTTGCCTGGGTGCAGGAGTACATCAGACACCTAGACTCTCTGCCAAAGTGA